In Candidatus Sedimenticola sp. (ex Thyasira tokunagai), the following proteins share a genomic window:
- the ltrA gene encoding group II intron reverse transcriptase/maturase, translating to MRDTKRSELISTQLRQIAEQAIVHPDRVFTTLIHRMDVDFLREAYYRLRKDGAAGLSGVTVKDYGKELEANLVDLHARLREQRYIAPPIKRVWIEKEGGKKRPIGLLEIEDKIVQKAVAMLMGAVYEQGFYPFSHGFREAHSAHQAIGEIRSQCMEHGIRWIYDADISGFFDNIDRSWLRRFIQQRINDGGLLRLIGKWLNAGVMEGDQITYSDRGTPQGGTISPCLANIFLHHVLDDWFEREVRPRMRGHCFIVRFADDFVIGFQHEEDARRVMKVLPKRFEKYGLEIHPEKSRLLAFGKPASGKEVTRGDNTFDFLGFTHYWARTRRGYWVIKRKTARKKVRKTVQALWTWSRNNRHQDLKKQYRILCSKLRGHYQYFGVRCNMRAMETVLHHARRGWRFWLNRRSSKKALTWEKYEKLMESMPLPRPKIIHNV from the coding sequence ATGAGAGATACCAAGAGATCAGAACTCATATCAACGCAACTTCGGCAAATTGCAGAGCAAGCGATCGTACATCCGGACAGGGTATTCACCACCCTGATCCACCGCATGGACGTGGACTTTCTTCGAGAAGCCTACTATCGGCTGCGCAAGGATGGAGCGGCGGGCCTGAGCGGTGTAACCGTAAAGGACTATGGCAAGGAACTGGAAGCCAACCTGGTTGATCTACATGCCCGGTTGAGGGAGCAGCGTTATATAGCGCCGCCAATCAAGCGCGTATGGATCGAAAAGGAGGGAGGAAAGAAGCGACCGATCGGACTATTGGAGATCGAAGACAAAATAGTCCAGAAAGCGGTAGCGATGCTAATGGGGGCGGTCTATGAACAGGGCTTCTATCCGTTTTCACATGGATTTCGGGAGGCACACAGTGCCCACCAAGCGATAGGAGAGATCCGGTCGCAGTGCATGGAGCACGGCATCCGCTGGATATACGATGCAGACATCAGTGGATTTTTTGACAACATTGACAGGAGCTGGTTGCGGAGATTCATCCAGCAACGGATCAATGATGGTGGACTACTTCGCCTGATTGGCAAGTGGTTGAACGCAGGCGTGATGGAAGGAGACCAGATCACCTACAGCGACCGGGGAACACCTCAAGGCGGGACGATTTCGCCATGCCTTGCGAATATATTCCTCCACCATGTACTGGATGACTGGTTCGAGCGGGAAGTGAGGCCGCGCATGCGGGGGCACTGCTTTATCGTCAGGTTTGCCGATGACTTTGTCATCGGCTTCCAACACGAAGAAGATGCCCGGCGGGTGATGAAAGTCCTGCCCAAGCGCTTCGAGAAATACGGACTGGAAATACATCCAGAGAAGAGCCGCCTACTTGCCTTCGGGAAACCGGCCTCGGGAAAAGAGGTCACCCGTGGGGACAACACATTCGATTTTCTCGGATTTACCCACTACTGGGCGAGAACGCGGCGAGGTTATTGGGTCATCAAGCGCAAGACTGCGCGCAAGAAAGTCAGGAAAACCGTACAAGCCCTATGGACCTGGAGCCGTAACAACCGGCACCAGGACCTGAAGAAACAGTACAGAATTTTGTGCTCGAAACTTCGGGGGCACTACCAGTACTTTGGTGTTCGCTGCAATATGCGAGCGATGGAGACAGTTCTTCACCATGCAAGGCGTGGATGGAGGTTCTGGTTAAATCGTCGTAGTAGCAAGAAGGCGCTGACCTGGGAGAAGTACGAAAAGCTGATGGAAAGCATGCCGTTACCGCGACCCAAGATCATCCACAATGTCTAA
- a CDS encoding DUF5718 family protein, translated as MSLSDFKQHIGFGIAGNFALHLEQAGEMEDFKDVETEDENGPKGMFPFYLPGMEGQLSEFPLCSNTIILPKEEANIQAEPEVGLICDLSYEDGKVSAVKPTHFAAYNDCSIRKTGAKKISEKKNWGASSKGMSKQLIAIDRFEEGGVMDHWHIASFLRREGDVIRYGEDVELTGYSYFYGKLCNWMKNQINTQQDQGPLEPLLEYIETCNYPEQAVISIGATRYTPFGETHFLKEGDEVVIALYDSEIHSKDTVMTDVEAEDYGKSGVSYLVKRVVSG; from the coding sequence ATGAGCTTAAGCGACTTTAAACAACACATCGGCTTCGGAATTGCCGGTAACTTTGCCCTGCACCTTGAGCAGGCCGGTGAGATGGAAGATTTCAAGGACGTCGAAACTGAAGACGAGAACGGCCCCAAGGGGATGTTTCCGTTCTACCTTCCCGGCATGGAGGGACAGCTGAGTGAATTCCCCCTCTGCAGCAATACAATCATTCTGCCGAAAGAGGAGGCGAATATCCAAGCTGAGCCTGAAGTGGGCCTGATCTGTGATCTGAGTTATGAAGATGGAAAAGTCAGTGCGGTCAAACCCACACATTTTGCCGCCTACAACGACTGCTCCATCCGCAAGACGGGTGCGAAGAAGATCTCCGAGAAGAAGAATTGGGGTGCATCATCCAAGGGTATGAGCAAACAGCTTATCGCCATCGATAGATTTGAAGAGGGTGGTGTGATGGATCACTGGCACATTGCCAGCTTTCTGCGCCGTGAGGGTGATGTTATACGTTACGGTGAGGATGTGGAGCTTACAGGGTATAGCTATTTCTACGGCAAGCTCTGCAACTGGATGAAAAACCAGATCAACACCCAGCAGGACCAAGGACCGCTTGAGCCGCTGCTGGAGTATATCGAAACGTGCAACTACCCCGAGCAGGCAGTTATCAGTATCGGAGCAACTCGTTATACCCCTTTTGGTGAGACCCACTTCCTTAAAGAGGGCGACGAGGTGGTCATCGCTTTGTACGACAGTGAGATCCACTCGAAAGATACAGTCATGACCGATGTCGAAGCAGAAGACTATGGTAAATCTGGTGTCAGTTATCTGGTTAAACGAGTGGTAAGTGGCTAA
- a CDS encoding serine protease, translating into MKLIFYAVLVVKLIVASGQVYAENKDFFVNDHETRRPADDTEAAYIVKIGRKCTGIPLSPKHILTAAHCVRRWSKNEGEIGHSSVNGNVGRFRLVNVIEYIPGTWKESSPPPQLDYAILEIEWLGTLPPLQQKYVAKLLLEPSDLNFGPDEKATVIHTVGYPADKRTNFPIYAEGYSKAYIKDSSADERLRYNIGVINGNSGGPIYNNLTLDLVGVVLGGNHGHWDPASRGNDPENKNAWNYGAHIGDIWKASDVLQTLYPKGQSVIVKNDGTVQRDGNRILDKYGKLFMVREREVTGIWNDSNHTSWKLASVEGKEWQDISSHCNNKWELPTASLLVEAMASGLNDREVNKYFGDVLHDFISTVWSKAESKYFYFNDSSEYEESYDRKHSVLCVKEVNNKHK; encoded by the coding sequence ATGAAGTTAATATTCTATGCTGTCTTGGTGGTAAAGCTAATTGTCGCATCTGGTCAAGTGTATGCTGAAAATAAGGATTTTTTCGTAAATGACCATGAAACTCGTCGCCCTGCTGATGATACTGAAGCCGCGTACATAGTAAAAATTGGGAGAAAATGTACCGGGATTCCATTATCACCAAAACACATACTGACAGCAGCACATTGCGTTAGACGATGGTCAAAAAATGAAGGGGAAATTGGTCATAGCTCTGTAAATGGCAATGTCGGGCGCTTCAGGCTGGTAAATGTCATTGAATATATACCAGGAACTTGGAAGGAAAGTTCACCCCCACCACAATTAGATTATGCAATACTAGAAATAGAATGGCTGGGAACTCTCCCCCCTTTACAGCAAAAATATGTTGCTAAATTACTGTTGGAACCAAGCGACTTAAATTTTGGTCCCGATGAAAAGGCTACAGTTATACACACTGTTGGTTATCCCGCAGATAAGCGAACCAATTTTCCAATCTACGCCGAGGGTTATTCTAAGGCGTATATTAAAGACAGTAGTGCAGATGAGCGTCTTAGATACAATATTGGAGTAATCAACGGAAATTCTGGAGGCCCAATATATAACAACTTAACGCTGGACTTGGTTGGAGTTGTTCTCGGTGGTAATCATGGTCATTGGGATCCAGCAAGTCGTGGCAATGATCCTGAAAATAAGAATGCATGGAATTATGGAGCGCATATCGGAGACATATGGAAGGCCAGTGATGTATTGCAGACTTTGTATCCGAAAGGTCAGAGCGTAATTGTTAAAAATGATGGAACTGTTCAGCGAGATGGCAACCGTATACTCGATAAATATGGAAAATTATTCATGGTCAGAGAGCGTGAAGTTACTGGTATATGGAATGATTCAAATCATACTTCTTGGAAGTTAGCATCTGTAGAAGGTAAGGAGTGGCAGGATATTAGCAGCCATTGTAATAATAAATGGGAGTTACCAACGGCTAGTTTATTAGTTGAAGCAATGGCGTCTGGCTTAAACGATAGGGAAGTAAATAAATATTTTGGTGATGTTCTACATGATTTTATTTCTACTGTATGGTCGAAGGCAGAAAGCAAATATTTCTATTTTAATGATTCGTCTGAATATGAAGAAAGCTATGATCGGAAACATAGTGTTTTATGTGTAAAAGAAGTAAACAACAAACACAAATAA
- a CDS encoding helix-hairpin-helix domain-containing protein: MTIPLNTQLAMKLQEMADLLEQQGANPFRVKAYRHAAVTLIGLECQVSDILDREGIKGLIALPDIGKGIANALLEMVSTGRWAQLLRLRGTLDPEQLFQTVPGIGPGLAKRIHDELHVDTLEGLEAAAYDGSLLRVRGIGGRRLPALQAALSSMLGRAGMRRDSPEGDVPSVALLLAVDRHYLEQAESNKLPCIAPRRFNPEGEAWLPILHIELEGWHFTVMFSNTARAHQLRQTRDWVVIYFYDDHHQEGQQTLVTETHGPLVGRRVVRGREVECGEYYF, from the coding sequence ATGACGATACCACTCAATACGCAGCTGGCAATGAAGCTTCAGGAGATGGCGGATTTGCTGGAGCAGCAGGGGGCCAATCCATTTCGTGTGAAGGCCTACCGCCATGCCGCTGTGACACTGATCGGCCTGGAGTGTCAGGTGTCGGATATTCTCGATCGGGAAGGGATAAAGGGCCTGATTGCCTTGCCTGATATCGGCAAGGGTATCGCTAATGCTCTGTTGGAGATGGTCTCTACGGGTCGCTGGGCGCAACTCCTACGGCTTCGCGGCACCCTTGATCCTGAGCAGCTGTTTCAGACGGTGCCGGGTATAGGCCCGGGTCTGGCAAAGCGCATACATGACGAATTGCATGTCGATACCCTTGAGGGTTTGGAGGCTGCCGCTTACGACGGTTCTTTGCTGCGAGTACGGGGGATTGGCGGGCGACGTCTACCGGCTTTACAAGCGGCGCTCTCTTCCATGCTGGGTCGGGCGGGAATGCGGCGGGATAGTCCGGAGGGTGATGTGCCCTCCGTAGCACTGCTGCTGGCGGTGGATCGCCACTACCTTGAGCAGGCAGAATCGAATAAGTTGCCCTGTATCGCACCCAGACGTTTTAATCCCGAAGGAGAGGCTTGGTTGCCGATACTCCATATCGAGCTGGAGGGGTGGCACTTTACCGTCATGTTCTCCAATACCGCCCGCGCTCATCAGTTAAGACAGACGCGTGATTGGGTGGTGATCTACTTTTACGATGATCATCATCAGGAGGGACAGCAGACACTGGTGACCGAGACCCATGGGCCGCTGGTGGGGCGGCGGGTGGTGCGTGGACGTGAAGTGGAGTGTGGTGAGTATTATTTTTGA
- a CDS encoding DUF853 family protein, translating into MGQSGFVIGGNDGVGISQLGSMSNRHGLIAGATGTGKTVTLQILAEGFSRMGVPVFAADIKGDLSGLATANSGKDFSSRLDAIGISDYSPAPCPTLFWDLLGDKGHPVRTTISEMGPLLLGALFELNETQEGILYAAFRIADEQGMLMLDLKDLKAMLNWMSDNAKELRSDYGNISSRSVGAIQRRLLVLEEQGGDSFFGEPALQLHDLMQVDFSGNGVISLLDSSRLIAQSPRLYTAFLLWILSELFEQLPEQGDQEKPKMVFFFDEAHLLFEQASKPLLEKIEQVVRLIRSKGVGIYFITQNPSDIPDDVLGQLGLKVQHALRAFTPKDRKAIKAVAENFRASPGLDIESTLTELGIGEALVSVLDPKGTPTPVARALIRPPQSRIGPLEASERQQRIDRSPIGGRYQQMMDRQSAYEILKQRAEQQAVTKAAEAERAAEEKAEKKSSGSRRQSVGEAMMKSVARTIGSQIARRIVRGVLGSIFGGK; encoded by the coding sequence ATGGGACAGAGTGGCTTTGTAATTGGTGGTAATGATGGTGTAGGGATCAGCCAACTTGGCAGCATGAGCAACCGCCACGGCCTGATCGCCGGGGCTACCGGCACCGGAAAGACCGTTACCCTGCAGATTCTTGCTGAAGGTTTTTCGCGTATGGGCGTGCCGGTATTTGCCGCCGACATCAAGGGTGATCTCTCCGGCCTTGCAACCGCCAATAGCGGTAAAGACTTCTCCTCACGCCTTGATGCCATTGGTATCAGCGACTACAGCCCGGCTCCATGTCCTACGCTCTTCTGGGATCTCCTGGGAGACAAAGGCCACCCGGTTCGTACGACTATCTCTGAAATGGGTCCACTGCTGCTGGGCGCACTTTTTGAGCTGAACGAGACCCAGGAGGGAATTCTCTACGCCGCCTTCCGTATTGCCGACGAGCAGGGAATGCTGATGCTCGACCTCAAGGATCTGAAGGCGATGCTCAACTGGATGAGTGACAATGCCAAAGAGCTGCGCAGCGACTATGGCAATATCTCATCCCGGAGTGTCGGTGCCATTCAGCGCCGTCTGCTGGTATTGGAAGAGCAGGGAGGCGACAGCTTCTTTGGTGAACCCGCACTGCAACTCCATGACCTGATGCAGGTCGATTTTTCCGGTAACGGCGTCATCTCCCTTCTCGACTCATCCCGTCTCATTGCTCAATCACCCAGGCTCTATACCGCCTTCCTGTTGTGGATACTCTCTGAACTGTTCGAGCAGTTGCCTGAACAGGGGGACCAAGAGAAACCAAAGATGGTCTTCTTCTTCGACGAGGCCCACCTGCTGTTCGAGCAAGCAAGCAAGCCGCTGCTGGAGAAGATTGAGCAGGTGGTGCGACTGATCCGCTCCAAGGGGGTGGGGATCTACTTTATTACCCAAAACCCAAGCGACATCCCCGATGACGTGCTCGGTCAGTTGGGGCTAAAGGTACAACACGCCCTGCGCGCCTTTACTCCCAAGGACCGCAAGGCGATCAAGGCGGTAGCAGAGAACTTTCGCGCCTCACCGGGCCTTGATATAGAGAGCACCCTGACTGAGCTCGGTATCGGTGAAGCTCTGGTTTCGGTACTCGATCCCAAGGGAACACCGACACCGGTGGCGCGCGCTCTGATACGCCCACCCCAGTCACGCATTGGCCCACTGGAAGCTAGTGAACGGCAACAGCGTATCGACCGCTCCCCTATCGGTGGCCGCTATCAGCAGATGATGGATCGGCAATCCGCCTACGAGATTCTCAAGCAACGAGCCGAACAGCAGGCCGTCACAAAAGCGGCTGAGGCAGAGCGTGCGGCCGAGGAGAAAGCAGAGAAAAAGAGCTCTGGATCGCGCCGCCAGTCGGTGGGAGAGGCGATGATGAAGAGTGTTGCCAGAACCATCGGCAGTCAGATAGCGCGACGGATTGTACGGGGGGTTCTTGGTTCTATCTTCGGTGGCAAGTAA
- a CDS encoding primosomal protein N' → MPDEPILRVAVPAPLYTFFDYLPPAGCDSPNLKPGVRLRVPFGRGDRCGVLFAVVSESTFERKRLKRATKLLDEVPLFSADDLDLLQWVAVYYQHPIGEVVANALPVRLRKGEPQVGMTHRVWRLTSDGQAQSPDSLARAPKQALLLVLLADAPQGLTQEMITCEAGECRSVLTRMESKGWVASSEELLEAVVERVTEAAPQLHSEQHSAVDAVVEAGDEFAVHLLDGVTGSGKTEVYLSLIKVCLEQERQALVLVPEIGLTPQLMRRFERRIGGGLVVLHSGLAAGERERAWHEARLGRARVILGTRSALFTPLPRLGLILVDEEHDLSFKQQDGFRYSARDIAVIRGQRANCPVVLGSATPSLESLHNARSGRYQHLRLTRRAGEAKPPRLDLLDIRSVRLQAGVSPVLMRMMKEELAAGNQVLLFLNRRGYAPVLTCHDCGWVAQCRRCDARMTLHATSGILWCHHCGSQKRLPHRCPECNGDDLRPLGQGTERLEELLVQQLPEVAIVRIDRDTTRRKGSLEKLLQEIKEGKHSLLLGTQMLAKGHHFPDVTLVGILDVDQGLFSADYRAAERMAQLIVQVAGRAGRAEKPGRVVVQTRHPDHPLMQLLVREGYGAFAVEALAERKETQFPPFSYQALLRAEGPKEGTPREFLDEAAALAGELAQQDIELWGPVPAPMERRAGRFRAHLLIQSSRRGVLQKLLSQWIPQLSKLKLSRRVRWSIDVDPQEMF, encoded by the coding sequence ATGCCTGATGAACCCATTTTACGGGTGGCGGTTCCCGCCCCTCTCTACACTTTTTTTGATTATCTACCACCGGCCGGGTGCGATAGCCCCAATCTAAAACCGGGGGTTCGATTGCGGGTGCCCTTTGGACGGGGTGATCGTTGTGGTGTGCTGTTTGCGGTGGTGTCGGAATCGACATTTGAACGTAAAAGGTTAAAACGGGCCACCAAGCTGTTGGATGAGGTACCGCTCTTTTCTGCAGATGACCTCGATCTGTTGCAGTGGGTAGCCGTCTACTATCAGCACCCTATTGGTGAAGTGGTGGCCAACGCCTTGCCCGTCCGACTGCGCAAAGGAGAGCCGCAGGTGGGTATGACTCACCGGGTGTGGCGCCTGACATCTGATGGGCAAGCCCAGTCTCCCGATAGTCTTGCGAGGGCTCCCAAGCAAGCGCTGCTTCTGGTGCTCCTTGCCGATGCGCCCCAAGGGCTGACCCAGGAGATGATCACCTGTGAAGCGGGGGAGTGTCGCAGTGTATTGACAAGGATGGAGTCAAAAGGGTGGGTGGCTTCATCTGAAGAGCTTCTGGAGGCGGTAGTTGAAAGGGTTACCGAGGCGGCCCCACAACTCCATAGTGAGCAGCACAGTGCGGTGGATGCTGTCGTCGAAGCCGGTGACGAATTTGCCGTCCATCTGCTTGATGGTGTTACCGGTAGCGGCAAGACGGAGGTCTATCTCAGCCTGATCAAAGTGTGCCTTGAACAGGAGCGGCAGGCGCTGGTATTAGTGCCTGAGATCGGTCTGACACCGCAGCTGATGCGCCGTTTTGAGCGCAGGATTGGGGGTGGTCTGGTGGTGTTGCACTCAGGATTGGCGGCCGGGGAGCGTGAACGTGCCTGGCATGAAGCACGGCTGGGTCGTGCCCGGGTGATACTGGGAACCCGCTCCGCCCTGTTTACTCCGCTACCGCGCCTCGGCCTGATCCTGGTCGATGAGGAGCATGATCTCTCCTTCAAACAGCAGGATGGGTTTCGCTACTCCGCTCGGGATATCGCAGTGATCCGTGGACAGCGTGCGAACTGTCCGGTGGTCTTGGGTTCGGCCACTCCCTCTCTTGAGAGTCTGCATAACGCCCGCAGTGGGCGCTATCAACACCTGCGGCTGACACGGCGTGCCGGTGAGGCGAAGCCACCCCGCCTTGATCTACTCGATATTCGCTCGGTCAGACTTCAGGCCGGAGTTTCACCGGTACTGATGCGGATGATGAAAGAGGAGCTGGCGGCAGGTAATCAGGTGCTGCTGTTTCTCAACCGTCGCGGTTATGCACCGGTACTCACCTGTCATGACTGCGGTTGGGTGGCCCAGTGCCGTCGCTGCGATGCCCGTATGACCTTGCATGCAACGAGTGGCATCCTCTGGTGCCACCACTGCGGCTCACAAAAGCGCCTGCCGCATCGGTGCCCCGAGTGTAATGGTGATGATCTGCGACCCTTGGGACAGGGTACCGAACGACTGGAGGAGCTGCTGGTGCAGCAGTTGCCTGAGGTGGCCATCGTCCGTATCGACCGGGACACCACCCGGCGCAAGGGGAGTCTTGAGAAGCTTCTGCAGGAGATCAAAGAGGGTAAGCACTCACTGCTGCTGGGTACCCAGATGTTGGCTAAAGGCCACCACTTTCCCGATGTCACCCTGGTGGGTATTCTCGATGTAGATCAGGGGCTGTTCAGTGCCGATTACAGAGCGGCTGAGCGTATGGCTCAGTTGATTGTGCAGGTGGCTGGGCGGGCCGGTCGGGCGGAGAAGCCGGGCAGGGTGGTGGTGCAGACGCGTCATCCAGATCATCCACTGATGCAGCTTCTGGTAAGAGAGGGCTATGGTGCCTTTGCCGTTGAAGCCTTGGCAGAGCGCAAGGAGACCCAGTTTCCTCCCTTCAGTTATCAGGCGCTGTTGCGCGCCGAGGGTCCCAAAGAGGGCACTCCCCGTGAATTTCTCGATGAGGCGGCGGCGCTGGCAGGGGAGTTGGCCCAGCAGGACATTGAGCTATGGGGGCCTGTACCGGCTCCGATGGAGCGGCGGGCGGGGCGTTTTCGCGCACACCTGCTGATCCAATCCAGTCGACGGGGTGTGCTACAGAAGCTCCTCTCCCAATGGATTCCCCAGCTGAGCAAACTCAAGTTATCACGCCGGGTGCGTTGGTCGATCGATGTTGATCCTCAGGAGATGTTTTGA